One genomic segment of Misgurnus anguillicaudatus chromosome 25, ASM2758022v2, whole genome shotgun sequence includes these proteins:
- the LOC129426163 gene encoding E3 ubiquitin/ISG15 ligase TRIM25-like, giving the protein MAEAHIFKDKFSCSVCLDLLKDPVTIPCGHSYCMSCITNCWDQDEMRIYSCPQCRQTFTPRPVLFKNVMIAEMVEELKKTKLQTAVPADSYAEAGDVECDACTERKYKAVKSCLECLKSYCQNHLKQHENLFNDRRHHLMNPTRQLHEMICSKHNKQLEIYCRTDQHCICYLCTMDEHKNHDTVTAVAERTEKQRVLGERQRKLHQIIEEREKELQELREAVDSHARSAQTAVEDSERIFTELIQSIERRRSEVIQLIRDQEKTAVSRAEGVMKRLEEEIDDLKRRDAELKQFSHTDNHIHFLQGFQSLSAALESSVSQRFTLSSLSFDDVRKSLSQLKDKLDDFCREEIEKISGEVTYISVISDELKTREDFLQYFKQFILDLNTVHKNIQLSDGNRTATRTNTVQQYPDHPDRFDFWCQVLCRESLCERCYWEVEWSGVIGISVSYKSISRKGWGTECLFGCNDQSWRLHCSDSRCSFSHNSKHTKLPVVSSSCRIGVYVDHSKGSLSFYSVSDTMKLIHRVNTTFTKPLYPGFNIISGSVKLCNLAV; this is encoded by the exons ATGGCAGAAGCTCATATTTTTAAGGACAAGTTCAGCTGTTCAGTGTGTTTGGATCTCCTGAAGGATCCAGTGACCATTCCCTGtggacacagttactgtatgagCTGTATTACAAACTGCTGGGATCAGGATGAGATGAGAATCTACAGCTGCCCTCAATGCAGACAAACCTTCACACCAAGacctgttttatttaaaaatgtgatgattgCTGAAATGGTGGAGGAACTGAAGAAGACAAAACTTCAGACTGCTGTTCCTGCTGACTCTTATGCTGAAGCTGGAGATGTGGAGTGTGACGCCTGTACTGAGAGAAAATACAAAGCTGTCAAGTCCTGTCTGGAGTGTCTGAAGTCTTACTGTCAAAATCATCTTAAACAACATGAGAATCTCTTCAATGACAGGAGGCATCATTTGATGAATCCCACCAGACAACTTCATGAGATGATCTGCtcaaaacataataaacaacTAGAAATCTACTGTCGCACCGACCAACACTGCATTTGTTATCTGTGTACGATGGACGAACATAAAAACCATGATACTGTGACAGCTGTAGCAGAAAGAACTGAGAAACAG AGAGTTTtgggagagagacagagaaaattACATCAGATAATtgaggagagagagaaggagCTTCAGGAGCTGAGAGAGGCTGTGGACTCTCATGCG CGCTCTGCACAGACAGCAGTGGAGGACAGTGAGAGGATCTTTACTGAACTGATCCAATCCATTGAGAGAAGACGATCTGAGGTGATACAactgatcagagatcaggaaaAGACTGCAGTGAGTCGAGCTGAAGGAGTCATGAAGCGTCTGGAGGAGGAGATTGATGATCTGAAGAGGAGAGACGCTGAACTGAAGCAGTTTTCACATACAGACAATCACATCCATTTCCTACAG GGTTTTCAGTCTCTGTCTGCAGCTCTTGAGTCTTCAGTCTCACAGAGATTTACTCTCAGCTCTCTCTCTTTTGATGATGTGAGAAAATCTCTCTCTCAACTGAAAGACAAACTGGATGATTTCTGTAGAGAGGAGATAGAGAAGATATCTGGTGAAG TTACATATATCTCAGTTATTTCTGATGAATTGAAGACCAGGGAGGATTTCTTGCAAT ATTTCAAGCAGTTCATACTGGATTTAAACACAGTGCATAAAAACATTCAGCTGTCTGATGGGAACAGAACGGCTACTCGCACTAACACAGTCCAGCAGTATCCTGATCATCCAGACAGATTTGATTTCTGGTGTCAGGTGTTGTGTAGAGAGAGTTTGTGTGAACGCTGTTACTGGGAGGTTGAGTGGAGTGGTGTTATTGGtatatcagtgtcatataaGAGCATCAGCAGGAAGGGATGGGGTACTGAGTGTTTGTTTGGATGTAATGATCAGTCCTGGAGATTGCACTGCAGTGACTCCAGGTGCTCATTCAGTCACAATAGCAAACACACTAAACTCCCTGTAGTGTCGAGCTCCTGTAGAATAGGAGTGTATGTGGATCACAGTAAAGGATCTCTGTCCTTCTACAGCGTCTCTGATACAATGAAACTCATACACAGAGTCAACACCACATTCACTAAACCACTTTATCCTGGATTTAACATCATTTCAGGTTCAGTGAAGTTATGTAATCTTGCAGTGTAG